The following proteins are encoded in a genomic region of Salvelinus namaycush isolate Seneca chromosome 12, SaNama_1.0, whole genome shotgun sequence:
- the pex12 gene encoding peroxisome assembly protein 12 — protein sequence MAERGAHLTTAAADDRPSIFEVLAQDSLMGAVRPALRHAVKVLAESNPSRYGFLWRRFDEIHGVLDVFLQHHFLSRTSASFSENFYSLKRVAASGRERPAHLGLRGKHHWCSLILLALVPYLRAKLEQVLAKQRDEDDFSIRLPQTPLQRMYRAFLAAYPYVSMGWDSWVFCQQLLYVFGRAKTHSPFLWLAGVRLAHLTGHDITNMDLKPASPSTAIGSSVGERLRRLTSTVVGGVALSLSTSLSLGVFFLQFLEWWYSSENQSTIKTLTSLPTPPPPIHLQNQQPLTRHSKACPLCCKVRTNDTVLSTSGFVFCYRCIYVYIKANQRCPMTGYPTELQHLIKIYSPES from the exons ATGGCAGAACGTGGTGCACATTTGACAACTGCAGCTGCAGATGACAGACCGTCGATATTCGAGGTCTTGGCACAGGACTCCCTAATGGGTGCAGTCAGACCCGCTTTGCGACACGCAGTGAAG GTTCTGGCTGAGTCTAACCCCTCTCGCTACGGATTCCTCTGGCGGAGATTTGACGAGATTCACGGTGTTCTGGATGTATTTCTGCAGCACCATTTTCTGTCACGGACTAGCGCCTCATTCTCTGAGAACTTTTACAGCCTAAAGCGCGTGGCTGCTTCTGGTCGCGAGCGGCCAGCTCACCTGGGTCTGCGTGGGAAACACCACTGGTGCTCACTGATCCTGCTTGCCCTCGTTCCTTACTTGAGGGCCAAGCTGGAACAGGTACTGGCCAAGCAGAGGGATGAGGACGATTTTTCCATCCGCCTGCCACAGACGCCCTTGCAGAGGATGTACAGGGCCTTCCTGGCAGCCTACCCCTATGTCAGCATGGGCTGGGACAGCTGGGTGTTCTGCCAGCAGCTGTTGTATGTGTTTGGCCGAGCCAAGACCCACTCACCATTTCTGTGGCTGGCAGGTGTCAGGCTGGCTCACCTCACAGGACATGACATCACAAATATGGACCTCAAACCAGCCTCACCTTCCACGGCCATCGGCTCAAG TGTTGGTGAGAGGCTGCGGAGGCTGACGTCGACAGTGGTGGGGGGTGTGGCTCTGTCCCTCTCCACTAGTCTTTCCTTGGGAGTGTTTTTCCTGCAGTTCCTCGAGTGGTGGTACTCCTCAGAGAACCAGAGCACCATCAAGACCCTGACCTCCCTCCCCACACCACCCCCTCCCATCCACCTCCAGAACCAACAACCACTGACCAGACACAGCAAAGCATGTCCACTCTGCTGCAAGGTCCGCACCAATGATACCGTCCTCTCCACCTCTGGTTTTGTCTTCTGTTACCGCTGTATTTATGTCTACATCAAAGCCAACCAGAGGTGTCCGATGACTGGGTACCCCACTGAACTTCAGCATCTCATCAAGATTTACTCACCAGAGAGCTAG